The Cellulosimicrobium cellulans genome contains the following window.
AGGAACGAAGAAGGACGTCTCCGGCACGTCGGTCGACTTCACCGGCCTCCCCCCGGGGAACTACACCTTCACCGTCACCGCGTCGAACCTCGGCGGCACGTCGACGTCGAGCCCGGCGTCCGCGTCGATCAACGCGTACGAGAAGCCGGGCGCCCCGGGAGTCACCCCCAACAAGACCGGGCCGTCGTCGGGGACGTTCACCGTGACCGCGCCGTCGTCCAACGGTGGCAACACCATCACGCGGTACGAGTGGCAGCTGTCCGGCACGCAGAGCGGGTCCGGGACGGGGACCACGGTCAACATCAGCGGCTACGGACAGAACGTCACGCTCGTCGCCCGCGCGTGCAACGCTGCCGGGTGCGGGTCGTGGAGCACCTCGAAGTCGATCGTGACGGACGCCCCGCCGCCGCCACCGACGATCTGGGTCACGCGTGGCCCGCAGAAGAACACCGGCAGCTTTGGCGACTGCAACAGCTACATGTGCACGCAGTTCCGGGTCAACGCCAACGCGACGTTCCCCAGCGGGGACTACACCATGGAGTGCTTCGTCGACGGCCGGAGCGTCTCGGGCAACGCGTACACCCGGCGTCTCAACGCCGGCAGCTACGTGGACCTGCCGTGCATCCTCGGCAACCCCTACGGCACCCAGCGCGAGGGGACGGTCTGGGTGAGCATCTCTCCGGCTCCTTCCGGGATCGTGGTCGAGCACCGCTCCTGGCCGATCCTCTGACCGCACGAGAGCGGCGGTGATCTGCCGTCGGCGCATCCGCCGACGGCAGATCACGCGCCCGCCTGGCCCCCGCTCGGGCGACGGTGGTCCCATGACCACGCACACGTCACGCCCACCGCACGCGGAGGCCGCCGCCCCGGCGTCGTCGTCCTTCGACGACCAGCTCACGACGCGCCTGCTCCACCAGCGCATCGTCGTCCTCGGCACGGCCGTGGACGACGCCGTCGCGAACCGTCTGTGCGCGCAGCTCCTCCTGCTCTCGGCGGAGGACCCGCGCGCGGACGTCGCGCTGTACGTCAACTCTCCCGGCGGCTCGGTGAGCGCCGGGCTGGCGATCTACGACACGATGCGACTCATCCCCAACGACGTCTCGACGGTCGCGATGGGCTTCGCCGCGAGCATGGGGCAGTTCCTGCTGTGCGCGGGGACGCCGGGCAAGCGGTACGCCCTGCCGCACGCGCGGATCATGATGCACCAGCCGTCGGCGGGCATCGGCGGCGCGGCGGTCGACATCGCGATCCAGGCCGAGAACCTCGTCTACACCAAGGGCCTCATGCATCGGCTGACCGCCGAGAGCACGGGGCAGAGCGTCGAGACCATCGCCGACGACTCCGACCGCGACCGCTGGTTCACGGCCGAGCAGGCGCTCGACTACGGGATGATCGACCGGATCGTCGAGTCCGTCGACGACGTCCGTCCCGCCCGCGCGGCCCGGAAGGTGGGACTGTGATGGCGAGCTACACGATCCCGACCGTCGTCGAGAAGACCCCGCTCGGCGAGCGCGCGTTCGACGTCTTCTCCCGCCTGCTCTCGGAGCGCATCGTCTTCCTCGGCACGGAGATCGACGACGGCGTCGCGAACGTCGTCATGGCCCAGCTCCTGCACCTGGAGTCCGACGCCCCGGACCAGGAGATCGGCCTGTACATCAACTCCCCCGGCGGCTCCGCGACGGCACTCATGGCGATCTACGACACGATGCAGTTCGTCCGGTGCGACGTGTCGACGATCTGCATGGGTCAGGCGGCGTCGGCCGCGGCCGTGCTGCTCGCGGCGGGGACGCCAGGCAAACGGTTCGTGCTGGAGCACTCGCGCGTGCTGCTGCACCAGCCCTCGGGCGGCGGCGAGGGCACCATCTCCGACCTGTCGATCCAGGCGGAGGAGATCCTGCGCATCCGGTCCGAGACGGAGGAGGTCCTGTCCCGCCACACGGGGCAGACCGTCGAGCGCCTGCGCGCCGACACCGACCGGGACCTCGTGCTCACGGCGCGCCAGGCGGTCGAGTACGGCGTCGCGGACGCCGTCGTCACGTCGCGCAAGCTCGCCGCGGCCGCCTGAACCCGGGTCGAGCGCTGCGTCCGCGATCGACGGATGCGTCCCGGGACGCAGCTCTCAGCCGCAGACGCAGCGCTCGCGGTGCGCCGCCGCGCGGGGGCTACCCGCGTCGCCGGAACCAGGAGCGTCGACGCGGCTCCTGCGCGGGCTCGGCCGCCGGGCCTGGTTCCTCCGTCACCGCGGGCTCTCCGGGTTCCGGCACCTCGGCAGTGTCCGCGTCGGGCACGTCGGCGGTGTCCGCGTCGGGCACGTCCGCGGAGTCCACGTCCGGGTCGACGGCGGTGTCCGCGCCGGGCGCGTGGGCGTCCGGAGCCGCTGCTCCCGGCTCGGGATCGCGCGCCGGCGCGGACACCGCGCGCGCCGTCGCCGCGATGCCGGCGATGCGGCCGCGCTCGTCGAACCGGACGACCACGCTCCCGTCAGGCAGCGTGAGCACGAGCGCGCCGTCGTCGTCCGACGTCTCGAGCCCGCGCGCGGCCGCGTAGGACGCGACCGCGCGGCGGTGGTCGACGACCGTGACGGACAGCAACCCCTCGCTCAGCACCCGCACGACGCGCGGCACGCTCGGCGCGGGCAGCGCGAGACCGTCGGCGTCGAGGAGGAACCACGCGCGCGTCCCCCCGCCGACGGGGGCGCTGTAGTGGGTCCAGGACCCGGTGACGGCCTTGGCCGCGAGCGCGAGGCGGTACGGGAGGTCGTCGGTGAGCGGCAGCTCGGACTCCGTCGCCTCGCGCAGTCCGGTCTCGCGGGTCTTCTCGGCGGCGCGCAGCACGTCGTCGGGAAAGTCGTTGACGTTGTTCCACGCCCACATCCAGCTCCCGGGGCCGGGCGCGGCCGTGCCGAGGAACTGGAGCCGGCACGTCGTCTCCTCACCGGTGGCGGAGGTGAAGGTGAACGACCCCGTCGTCATCTCGGCGCCCCATGCGTCGTCGCCGTGGTGGTCGACGAGGTGGAGCTGGTGCTCGTGCGAGAGGAACGCGGCGTCGTCGACGAGCTCCTGGAGGGCCGGGGCGGTCAGTTCTGCCGTGCCGTGCGCGGTCTGCGGCTCCGTCATGCCTCGACGGTAACGGCGTCCACCTCGCCGCACCGGGGCGCGACACGCGGTGCCGCCAGGAGCGCCAGGTGCTTGACGACGCGCGGGGCTCAGGCCGCGAGGAGCAGGACGTCGGCGGCGCGCGCGGTCGGGC
Protein-coding sequences here:
- a CDS encoding ClpP family protease produces the protein MTTHTSRPPHAEAAAPASSSFDDQLTTRLLHQRIVVLGTAVDDAVANRLCAQLLLLSAEDPRADVALYVNSPGGSVSAGLAIYDTMRLIPNDVSTVAMGFAASMGQFLLCAGTPGKRYALPHARIMMHQPSAGIGGAAVDIAIQAENLVYTKGLMHRLTAESTGQSVETIADDSDRDRWFTAEQALDYGMIDRIVESVDDVRPARAARKVGL
- a CDS encoding DUF6882 domain-containing protein; translated protein: MTEPQTAHGTAELTAPALQELVDDAAFLSHEHQLHLVDHHGDDAWGAEMTTGSFTFTSATGEETTCRLQFLGTAAPGPGSWMWAWNNVNDFPDDVLRAAEKTRETGLREATESELPLTDDLPYRLALAAKAVTGSWTHYSAPVGGGTRAWFLLDADGLALPAPSVPRVVRVLSEGLLSVTVVDHRRAVASYAAARGLETSDDDGALVLTLPDGSVVVRFDERGRIAGIAATARAVSAPARDPEPGAAAPDAHAPGADTAVDPDVDSADVPDADTADVPDADTAEVPEPGEPAVTEEPGPAAEPAQEPRRRSWFRRRG
- a CDS encoding ClpP family protease: MASYTIPTVVEKTPLGERAFDVFSRLLSERIVFLGTEIDDGVANVVMAQLLHLESDAPDQEIGLYINSPGGSATALMAIYDTMQFVRCDVSTICMGQAASAAAVLLAAGTPGKRFVLEHSRVLLHQPSGGGEGTISDLSIQAEEILRIRSETEEVLSRHTGQTVERLRADTDRDLVLTARQAVEYGVADAVVTSRKLAAAA